TGTAAAAGATATAATTGAGACTACATTAATAGACTggtattatataaaaataaagagagagaaaataattttattctgGAAATTCAAAGAATTATTAATCATCAAACCCCTAAAAATTAGCacataaatcaataaaaaatgagaaaaaacgaaattaataaaaatatacaaaaataatttcaaaaattaatttgttgTTAAGTTTGTAATTAAAAACTTAGttttgtaaataaaaaaaagtaaatgtaTATATTGTTAATAAGGATCTTAAACTACATAGTCTTATAATGTTTCCTTTTATAAATTACAACTTATAATATGATTTTTTAATGAGTCAACTTATAATACATGTTGAATGAGAACGGTAAGACCCCATACGTAATTTTGGTGagacttttcttcttcttttttgtctGAATAAAGATCTTCTTTTTTTAGAactaaaatacaaaaatatataactcttatgtattagatataagttaCTCATATGTTTGCATAACATAAGCACTTAAATAAAATTCAGATTGATTTCATGAAATCAAGTACTTTTTCCATAATGGCGTAGCACAATGAGGAACTAAACATTATAAGAGTTGATTTTGACTTGTCTCATCTCAAATTCGattatattttaagaaatttcGATTGAGCTCGACTCGACCAAATGTTGTGAGAAACTCAACTTGAGCTCGACttgatattataaaaaaaaatcagttgAACTCAACTTAGTTATGCTCGACTTGCTCGAGTCGATATACTCAAtattttgtaaaagaaaaattaatgtaTAAATCTATTATTattggttttaaaaaataaaaatgaaaaagacaCATCACAAAGAATTATGGTGCAATGAATATAATCCCTCCTTCCTTaatcagaaatatcaaaatcagtCTAGGAAATGAATATTTGAGATCCCCCTACTCATTTAATCTTAATTTGTGTAAtagactttttttaaaaataatgtgaCATATTTATACGTGTAAtagactttttttaaaaataatgtgacatatttatacatttagtaataatataatacataaatatttataatttatttattattttttaaaaaaattattacatcTTAAATTTCATAATCAATCAAACATCATCACATAAATTAGACAAAGAAAAATTATGAACTATCACCTTAAATTATGCCAACAAATAGCAAGGAATAATTGGGACAACATAATGTGACATGAGATGAGTGCATGTGCTTTAACTACCAGAATAACACACTTTTTTGCCAAAAGAACAATATTTTCGCTCTATTCGTGTCCATTTAAAGTGTACCCTGatgattaaaagaaaaaaaaatctctttatCTAAAATccgtaaaataaaataaaattgtattttaaaatattaatcaaaatccAGATAtagtttgaatttgaaaaagtaaaaaatgtaACTTAAATTGGGGTAAATGGAGTAACTTTTTTCAGTTGCTTCCACAAAACCAAAAAAGAAGACAGAtttttatataagaaaatatcTTTGAGTTAAAGCTTGTTTTACTTTACCCTTTAAGGCGACACCTCCTATAAGTTGCAATAGTAATATGGTATTCAGCAAAAATGTACagtatcttttttttataaaaaagaaaatattgtgAGCTCAAACAAAACCATAcaaaacaaaatgaataaagtacttaaaaaacaaaataaattaagaatcCAGAAAGTGTAggcaaattttatattttctacctGAACTAAAGTTAATACAAAAGTAGCTAACTCTTGGCTATAGATGAAAGATGTCAAACAGAAATCTAAACCTTTAGGCTGAATACTAGGTGCAGAAGCTAAGTGAAGTATCTGTGCAAATGATTTGACTTATAAATCGTCACAAAGAGACAATTTTATCATTAAACATTGTTGAATTTGATGAAAGTTTTCTTTTCTCAAGCATCATTGGCTATTTCCACACTCGAACTTGTGAGTTATAGGTCGGAGACAACTTTATCATTGAACATTGTTGAATTTGatgattttcttctattttcagCTTCTACAATTAATCTCCTCATAAGTTTCTCCTCAGCATCTCTCAAGAACTTAAACTTTGGTGGAGGTGAAGATTTCATAGTCTTGATTTCAGATTCAAACAGAGGATTGAAACTGAATTCTTGAGAATTGTAAGATTCAGAACAATTCCGGGACTTAACAGGCGGTGAAGAGAGAGGAGTAAGAATAACAGTAATGTCACTAAAGCTTCTGCTTTTCGAACATTTGGATTTCCCATCATCGGATTCTAAATCCTCCTTTGTTTCCTCTTTAATTGTGGAGAGAAATCTAAAGTTATGCAATCTCATTAGCTCTAACTCCGCGTTATCTTCTCTGTATCCTTCCAATTTTATAAACGACGATGATGACGATGATGACGACGATGATGACGATGACGACGACGACTCTAGTAACAAATCATTGTTGGTACCTAGCTCCAAATCTTGATTTTGATCatttatttcttgatttcttgtAACTTCTTGAGTGCTAATTTTGGTTAAAGAAATAGTTTTTGACATTCTTTTTCTCACACACAACAGGTAGTACAATTCTGCAGCAAATCCCATTACCATGCAACCAAAAAGGAAACTCAAACCAATACCTAAACCACTAAAcgatgtcattttttttttccagatctAACACTCAAAACTACTAAAAAACTGTAAAATCAAGAAACCCATTGaagattttcttcaaattaGCTAAAAAGACCAAACAGGGGATCCATCAATTATGATTTCTTGAagaaaactaaaactaaaatttaGTTCTTTTAAGGGTTTGGAGGCACTTGCAGAAAATGAAAGAATGGAGAGGagtataattaataatttagttGGTCTGTTTTACTTTGCATAGATACTATCGATATTTAAGgagttaagaaaataaatattttgaattattaaggGCCTGGTCATGTAATTTGGGTTTTAGATTTGAAGTTTTGATTTGAGAACTATATTTCTTTATGTTATTTGaacaaaattttaactttaatttgaaattctgatttcaaattttaaacttaCTTAAAGAATAGAATTTTCAATTGGAAGTTtgtgatttcaatttttttttaaattgaaacTTCAAACAATAAGTTTatgttttgcaaaaaaaaatgcttataattttaaatttaataaaaatactaataataatttatCTCGCCTTAAAGAGATTGTCCGTAAAGTACTATGTGTAAGtattatgttaaaaaaaaattaattattgctaTTGTTGATTTATTAAATTTGTGGATATCTTCGTAAAATTATGCGTATTTTAAAATGTGTATAATTGCaagtatttatttataaaaaaagcATGAAAATTTGTGATTTATTAATGCAGTATAGTGTCTGGAGATGGATACCTTGTTTTATGATCGTGATTTGCTCATTTGAAAgcattttttcatttataaataaattataatttcaaattCATATCCAAATAtctattaatattataatttataattttttaaaaagatataattttatttttaaaaaaaattgaagatctTATAACCGTATTCACaccaaaatttaaataatttaacacTTTTATCCCAAATTCTGTCACGTAAAACAAAACATACTGCAGCATGCCGTGTTATTTTTTCCTCTTACAtgtcttttcttctttcttttttctatacTAAATTGCCTTTTATTTATGTCctcgttttaatttatgtaatatatgttgacttgatatgaaattttttaaaaaaatataattttaaataaaaatatgttaaatatatcaaattatTCTTAACAGTTCTCCtaaagtaaaattattaaatatttatttattatattatctcATTCGATTGGTTCAAATTTAAACcttctcaaataaataataaaaccaCATACAGTTCATATTTTGACCCgatatacttgaaaataatttcataatatatttctattggtctattttaaatcaaccctcaatttattataatctaactcaaaattaaaaattcaaccaaaattcataatCACCCTGTCTAATTTTCtatcttaaaaaaaatacttattattttttattaatataaaattttctatcaaataTCCAACTATTTTGTTCATTccctctttttatttattttttaatctctTATTCTTAATTAGAATATCAAagattaaaatttgaaataaacttaaatgttcaaattcttttaatttgtagaaaatattattttcatcctttTATTGTAAATTTTtgatacacacaaaaaaagaaaaatgcaatATACGTACATAA
This Solanum dulcamara chromosome 8, daSolDulc1.2, whole genome shotgun sequence DNA region includes the following protein-coding sequences:
- the LOC129900387 gene encoding uncharacterized protein LOC129900387, with the translated sequence MTSFSGLGIGLSFLFGCMVMGFAAELYYLLCVRKRMSKTISLTKISTQEVTRNQEINDQNQDLELGTNNDLLLESSSSSSSSSSSSSSSSFIKLEGYREDNAELELMRLHNFRFLSTIKEETKEDLESDDGKSKCSKSRSFSDITVILTPLSSPPVKSRNCSESYNSQEFSFNPLFESEIKTMKSSPPPKFKFLRDAEEKLMRRLIVEAENRRKSSNSTMFNDKVVSDL